One genomic segment of Criblamydia sequanensis CRIB-18 includes these proteins:
- a CDS encoding SDR family oxidoreductase, with product MDWKIGACLISGVSSGIGKATAEKLLLEGGQVLGYSRKAPEISHSNFSYFPCDVLNTKELETFLKKIKKENITSLVLNCGIGLFGHLEEMSIKEAKDLFEVNFFSHMSAVKELLPEFKKRGKGHIIAIGSESALVAKRKGSLYCASKFALRGFIEAMRDELESSGIKVTMIHPGMVETPFFDDLFFKPGEDESEHLKAKDVAEAVFYALSSRPGCVIENIVLSPQKKKVLFKKNQ from the coding sequence ATGGATTGGAAAATTGGAGCATGTCTTATAAGCGGTGTAAGCAGCGGCATCGGAAAAGCCACCGCAGAAAAATTGCTTCTAGAAGGCGGACAAGTCCTTGGCTATTCAAGGAAAGCCCCTGAAATTTCCCATTCCAACTTTTCTTATTTCCCTTGTGATGTTTTAAATACGAAGGAGCTTGAAACTTTCCTAAAAAAAATCAAAAAAGAAAATATCACCTCTCTTGTCCTTAACTGCGGGATCGGTCTTTTTGGCCATCTAGAAGAGATGTCCATAAAAGAAGCTAAAGATTTATTTGAGGTGAACTTTTTCTCTCACATGTCAGCTGTTAAAGAACTTCTTCCCGAATTTAAAAAAAGGGGCAAAGGACATATCATTGCTATCGGATCGGAATCAGCTCTTGTTGCCAAAAGAAAGGGAAGCCTTTACTGCGCTTCGAAATTTGCTCTTAGAGGTTTTATAGAAGCTATGAGAGATGAGCTTGAATCAAGCGGGATAAAAGTCACAATGATTCATCCCGGAATGGTTGAAACACCTTTCTTTGATGATCTTTTTTTTAAGCCGGGAGAAGATGAAAGCGAACATTTAAAAGCAAAGGATGTGGCGGAAGCTGTCTTTTATGCGCTTTCTTCAAGACCTGGATGTGTGATTGAGAACATCGTCCTATCACCGCAGAAAAAGAAAGTGCTTTTTAAAAAGAACCAGTAA
- a CDS encoding NAD(P)H-dependent flavin oxidoreductase has translation MAALIKTKFTSLLGIKTPIICGAMYPCSNPELVAAASEAGGIGIVQPLSLTYVHGYDLKDGLKKIKNLTNKPWGMNIIVESSSKIYEERMLKTVDIALEEGCRFFITALGNPEKVVKKVKEKNGFVFHDVTEKKWAEKALLKGVDGLIAVNNRAGGHAGKKSPKELYLELSPFNVPIILAGGIGSPEGFIEALEIGYDGIQMGTRFIATFECSEKQAYKEAIVKAGEKDIVLTERVTGIPLSVINTPYVQKIGLHAGPIARFLLQHRLTKKWMRMWYGLTAVRDFKKISREGGSSKDYWQAGKSVEAIHSILSVKEVIDTFTDEAMKKLG, from the coding sequence ATGGCTGCTTTAATAAAAACGAAATTCACCTCTCTTCTTGGAATAAAAACACCGATTATTTGCGGAGCCATGTACCCTTGCAGCAACCCCGAGCTTGTGGCGGCTGCAAGCGAAGCCGGCGGGATAGGGATTGTTCAGCCATTATCCTTAACGTATGTCCATGGCTACGATCTTAAGGATGGCTTAAAGAAAATAAAAAACTTAACTAATAAGCCTTGGGGGATGAATATCATCGTCGAAAGCTCTTCTAAAATTTATGAAGAAAGGATGCTTAAAACCGTAGATATTGCTCTAGAAGAAGGGTGCAGATTTTTTATTACTGCCCTTGGAAATCCGGAAAAAGTCGTAAAAAAAGTTAAAGAAAAAAACGGGTTTGTCTTTCATGATGTGACAGAAAAAAAATGGGCGGAAAAAGCGCTTTTAAAAGGGGTAGACGGATTAATTGCAGTTAATAATAGGGCGGGCGGTCATGCGGGCAAAAAAAGCCCCAAAGAGCTTTATCTCGAATTGAGTCCTTTTAACGTTCCTATCATTTTAGCAGGCGGGATTGGAAGCCCGGAAGGGTTTATCGAAGCTTTAGAAATAGGCTATGACGGCATTCAGATGGGAACACGCTTTATTGCAACTTTTGAGTGCAGTGAAAAGCAAGCTTATAAAGAAGCCATTGTCAAAGCAGGGGAGAAAGATATTGTTTTAACAGAAAGAGTGACCGGCATCCCGCTTTCTGTCATCAATACGCCCTATGTACAAAAAATTGGACTGCATGCAGGCCCTATTGCCCGATTTTTATTGCAGCACCGCTTAACCAAAAAATGGATGCGGATGTGGTATGGGCTTACGGCCGTTCGCGATTTTAAAAAGATTTCAAGGGAAGGCGGCTCTTCTAAGGATTATTGGCAAGCCGGCAAAAGTGTTGAGGCGATTCACTCAATTCTATCTGTTAAAGAGGTCATTGACACTTTTACAGATGAAGCTATGAAGAAATTGGGTTAA
- a CDS encoding MBL fold metallo-hydrolase has translation MPKFKNPFIEDTKKTLWRFLKWRFTRRENNNGFEEIPAVKIDLEAIYHPIYENQVLWIGHSTLLIQCEGINILTDPVFSNRCSPLAFAGPKRLVKPALSLKELPKIDYVLISHNHYDHLDEKTVKFLGNNPKWLIPLGLKKWFLKRHITNLVELDWWQSYKTKRIEFFCLPAQHWSKRRIRDDFKTLWASWAIFRKDHRFWFAGDTGYNPYQFKEIGRRLGPFDFSAIPIGGYQPRWFMRKYHINPEEAVRIHLEVQSKLSLGIHWGTFKLTDEPILEPPLELEKARKKWHLRKKDFVTLPVGEILKI, from the coding sequence ATGCCAAAATTTAAAAACCCTTTTATAGAAGACACCAAAAAAACTCTTTGGCGCTTTTTGAAGTGGCGCTTTACAAGAAGAGAAAATAATAATGGCTTTGAAGAAATCCCTGCCGTAAAGATTGATCTTGAAGCTATTTATCACCCTATATATGAAAATCAAGTTCTTTGGATCGGACACTCGACACTCCTGATTCAATGCGAGGGGATCAATATTTTAACAGATCCTGTTTTTAGCAACCGCTGCTCACCTCTTGCTTTTGCCGGTCCTAAAAGACTTGTGAAGCCCGCCCTCTCGCTTAAGGAGCTCCCCAAAATTGACTATGTGCTCATCTCTCACAATCACTATGATCACCTGGATGAAAAAACCGTCAAATTTCTCGGGAATAATCCAAAATGGCTGATTCCTTTAGGGTTAAAAAAATGGTTTTTAAAAAGACACATCACAAATCTAGTTGAGCTTGATTGGTGGCAGTCTTATAAAACAAAAAGAATTGAATTTTTTTGTCTGCCTGCTCAGCATTGGTCTAAAAGGAGAATTAGAGACGATTTTAAAACCCTTTGGGCTTCATGGGCAATCTTTCGTAAGGATCATCGCTTCTGGTTTGCGGGAGATACCGGCTATAACCCTTATCAATTTAAAGAAATCGGACGGCGTCTTGGGCCCTTTGACTTTTCAGCCATCCCGATTGGGGGCTATCAGCCAAGATGGTTTATGAGAAAATATCATATTAATCCGGAAGAGGCTGTAAGGATTCACCTGGAAGTTCAATCCAAGCTGTCTCTCGGTATTCATTGGGGAACTTTTAAACTTACCGATGAGCCTATTTTAGAGCCGCCTCTTGAGCTTGAAAAAGCTAGAAAAAAATGGCACTTGCGTAAAAAAGATTTTGTAACGCTTCCTGTCGGTGAAATTCTAAAAATTTGA